TGTCTTTACAGATCTACGGTGGGATGAGAGGTATGAAGGGCCTGGTGTATGAGACCTCAGTGCTGGATGCAGATGAGGTGAGTTGGTCTGTGCAGGGAAAGGCCCTGGACAGAGAACTGAATGCAAGCTCAGTATCAGGTAGGGGGATAGATTGGGCATTTTAGCCATTTTCAGTTGCTTGTTGGCATCTTACATTGTTTACACTTAGgggggtaggcaactagattcagctgtagACTGATTTGTTTGATTGGATGGTTGGAACACAATTATaatcatttgtacactgcaaattgatgACAACTAAGCccttcataccttgattacattgagactcGATCACATAAgtcacttttttttaaagaatttgtGGGaaacttgggaacagatttcctataTTAAACACATTTTTTGCTGAATTCGTAGTGATATTAGGATTTTTTTAAACCAAAAACGAACAAAAGAATTGCCTAGATGACACAACATTTAGGCATGCCCTTTAGTGATTAATTTCCCATGGCTGAGCTGAAGAGAATTGTTTTGAAAGATAATGATTTCCACACTTGCTTAGTACTCCCCTGAGGGAGATGGCAGAATGCAAATTAATTGGATAGTACTAAATGAAATGGAACTAAATAAAAACCATCCTGTGTCTGATGCTTGAAGCTAGACAACTAGCTACTTAAACAGTGACTTGACCTTAAGTCCCACCATTCTCATCAGCTTACATTAGCTGAGAATAAGGAAGGTGATATTTTGCAGCCTTTTCAGCACCACTTACGGATATTGGCTTAAAAGTCATAAGTCATGTGACATAGGGCCTATGGGTTATGTAATGTCAATGTGGGGTCAAAGGTATTTGAATAAAACAGACTGAGGGAGGTTTTTGGTGGTTGCATCCCTGTTCCACCCCTGTATATTAATGTATGCAAATGCACCCAGTGTATATATGCAAATGAGGCACATAACATTTATTATTTCGTCACAAATTATATATGTTTTaatctgatatatatatatatatatatatattatattaatatatatatatatatatatatatatatatatatatatatatatatatatatatatatatatatatatatatatattacatacacctaagccaaatacatttacacttaaacatttatttaagcttttatttctttaagcttttatttctttcatcacattcccagtgggtcagaagtttacatacactcaattagtatttggtagcattgctttttaaattgtttaacttgggtcaaacgttttgggtagccttccagatGCTTCCcacacacaataagttgggtgaattttggcccattcctcctgacagagctggtgtaactgagtcaggtttgttggcctccttgctcgcacacgccttttcagttctgcccacaacttttctataggactggtgtcagggctttgatggccactccaataccttgacttagttgtccttaagccattttgcctcaactttggaagtatgcttagggtcattgtccatttggaagacccatttgcgaccaagctttaactttctgactgatgtcttgagatgttgcttcaatatatccacaattttcctttcctcatgatgccctctattttgtgaagtgcaccagtccctcctgcagcaaagcacccccacaacatgatgctgtcacccccgtacttcacggttgggatggtgttcttcggcttgcaagcctccccctttttcctccaaacataacgatagtcattatggccaaacagttctatttttgtttcatcagaccagaggaaatttctccgaaaagtacggtctttgtgcccatgtgcagttgcaaaccgtagtctggcttttttatggcggttttggagcagtggcttcttccttgctgagcagcctttcaggttatgtcgatataggactcgttttactgtggatatagatacttttgtacctgtttactccagcatcttcacaaggtcctttgctgctgttctgggatttatttgcactttttgcaccaaagtacgttcatctctaggagacggaacgcgtctccttcctgagcggtatgacggctacgtgggcctatggtgtttatacttgcgtactattgtttgtacagatgaacgtggtaccttcaggcgtttggaaattgctcccaaggatgaaccagacttgtggaagtctacattttttttctgaggtcggctgattttcttttgattttcccatgatgtcaagcagaggcacagggtttgaaggtaggccttgaaatacatccacaggtatacctccaattgactcaaatgatgtcaattagcctatcagaagtttctaaagccatgacataattttctggaattttccaagctgttgaaaggcacagtcaacttagtgtatgtaaacttctgacccactggaattgtgatacagttaaataatctgtctgtaaacaattgttggaaaaattacttgtcatgcacaaagtagatgttcttaccgacttgccaaagctataatTTGCTTAAAAGaaatttggagtggttgaaagagtttaagactccaacctaagtgtatggcaactcccgacttcaactgtaagtgcattATTAAAAAGAtgcaaacataaaaaataaaaataaaaacttgttGGCTGCGGTTTGTTTTGGATTATTTTTTCCCCCAATAGGAACTGAATTCTGTATTTTTggtgtcacttttattgtaagtaAGAATAGATGTTTCTgtacacttctacattcatgtggatgctaccaggATTATGGATAATGAGTGAAGAATAGAGGCATAAAGATCATAcctcctctgttattggtaatggtgagaggtaagCATGTTTTGCTGTAGCCTCTAACTTTCCTACTCATCATTGTTAATGATTTTTCTTAATCTTGGCATTATTAGGAATAATTTAGAAGTCTTTAGAAACATCTTATCTACTCACTTATAAGGAAGTTTGCTTCAGTTATCATTCAGTtacaaaacaaactgcaaatgcatccaatgagtttgtagagtcacaatctTGATTTAGTCAATGCGTGCAAAGAAtaatgggaccaaatactaataTTTGGACTACTTTGATACATaagtgctgtcatttctaaacggtactttctgtactgttgcctcatgatgggtatagaccccccccccccccacacacacacacacacacacgcgcgcatatGGAGGGGAGTGTAGATATcattttttcaaactttttttttttagggaATTCGTTTCCGTGGTTACAGCATTCCAGAGTGCCAGCAGCTGTTGCCCAAGGCTCCAGGAGGTGCCGAGCCACTGCCCGAAGGTCTGTTCTGGCTGCTGGTGACAGGCCAGGTGCCCACAGAGGAACAGGTGAGTGTTAGCTTGGTAACTCATTATGGAGAGAGAGTATGGCACATCAGCTTAACATGTTGTTACAACAACCCTTTGCATAATGGTACAGATCTCTTTTATTGACTATATACATAATGTGGTTGACTCGTATACCATAAACCACAACATAAAGCTTAACCACAGACAATAGATCTTATCTCTGGGACCTCTGGGAGAAGGTTTGCTTCCATGTTGGTTTAGTGACGGACTATATTTTGCATACAAAACTACATTACGTTTGGTGTGCATAGCTTGACCAATTAACCTATTGTCTGTCCCCAGGTGAACTGGCTGTCCAAGGAGTGGGCCAAGCGTGCAGCTCTTCCCTCCCACGTGGTCACCATGCTGGATAACTTCCCCACCAACCTCCACCCCATGTCTCAGTTCAGCGCCGCCATCACAGCTCTGAACAGTGAGAGTAGCTTCGCCCGAGCCTACTCCGAGGGAGTCAACAAGGCCATGTACTGGGAGGTGAGCTCAGGAAACATACCCTAAAGAATGTTGAACAGTTTACACTGTTGTGGGAAACCATGTTGTTCAATAGGACAAACCATTGTGAAATGTAGAAAAATGTCAATGCGCCACAGTTATAAGAAGTCAAGATGGTGGAATCTGAACAAATGTGTTAAAAATCTGTTGAAAGAGTGCCTTCTTTCCGATTACACTATTGACATGAAAATTATTCTCTTCTCTCAGTTTGTCTATGAAGACTCCATGGATCTGATTGCTAAACTGCCATGCGTTGCGGCCAAGATTTACCGCAACCTTTACCGTGAGGGCAGCAGCATCGGCGCCATCGACTCCAGTCTGGACTGGTCCCACAACTTCACCAACATGCTGGGCTACAGCGATGCCACGTTCACTGAGCTCATGCGACTGTACCTCACCATTCACAggtcagttttttattttatagaGAGTGCTACTTCATTCATAATCATTTTTTCTCAGTTTATCATCCATTAGTCTCTACCTTGGTAACTTTAGGGTGTGCATATTCAGCTCCTGCTCTGTCATTGCACAATGCAGTTATGTGGCTGCATCACTTATTCTTTCATTCACTCCCCTTTTCTCCTTTGCTATAGTGACCATGAGGGTGGTAATGTGAGTGCCCACACCAGCCACTTAGTGGGCAGTGCCCTGTCTGACCCCTACCTGTCCTTCAGCGCAGCTATGAACGGCTTGGCCGGACCTCTTCATGGACTGGctaaccaggtgtgtatggatgCTAATGTCAAAGTTAACATGTGTGTAAATATTATgaaaactgagtgtacaaaacattaggaacaccttcctaatattgaattgcacccccttttgccctcagaacggCCTGAATTTGTCAGTGAATGGACtcaacaaggtgttgaaagcattccacagggatgctggcccatgttgactccaatgcttcccacagttgtcaaattGTCTGGATTCTTCATGCACACGGAAAACTATTGAGCGCGAACCCAGCAGCGTTACagatcttgacacactcaaactggagTGCCTGGCACTTAttattaccataccccgttcaaaggcacttacgtttttttgtcttgcccattcaccctcggaatggcacacacacaatccatgtctcaattgtctgaatgcttaaaaatcctaatttaacctgtctcctctccatctacactgattgaagtggatttaataattaagggatcatagcgttcacctggtcactctcatggaaagagcaggtgttcctaatgtattGTACACTTggcacacacagtaccagtcaaaagtttggaaacacctactcattccagggtttctttattttgactattttctacattgtataataatagtgaagacatcaaaactatgaaataacatatggaatcatgtagtaaccaaaacggTGTTAACCTCTGGGGTAcgtgggatggtagcgtcccacctcgccaacagcc
This is a stretch of genomic DNA from Oncorhynchus mykiss isolate Arlee chromosome 7, USDA_OmykA_1.1, whole genome shotgun sequence. It encodes these proteins:
- the LOC110528253 gene encoding citrate synthase, mitochondrial isoform X2 codes for the protein MIYGGMRGMKGLVYETSVLDADEGIRFRGYSIPECQQLLPKAPGGAEPLPEGLFWLLVTGQVPTEEQVNWLSKEWAKRAALPSHVVTMLDNFPTNLHPMSQFSAAITALNSESSFARAYSEGVNKAMYWEFVYEDSMDLIAKLPCVAAKIYRNLYREGSSIGAIDSSLDWSHNFTNMLGYSDATFTELMRLYLTIHSDHEGGNVSAHTSHLVGSALSDPYLSFSAAMNGLAGPLHGLANQEVLVWLTALQKEMGGEVSDEAMRDYIWNTLKSGRVVPGYGHAVLRRTDPRYTCQQEFAFKHLPDDPMFKLVHQLYKIVPNVLLEQGKAKNPWPNVDAHSGVLLQYYGMTEMNYYTVLFGVSRALGVLAQLIWSRALGFPLERPKSMSTDGLMNLVGANKSG